A genome region from Magnolia sinica isolate HGM2019 chromosome 8, MsV1, whole genome shotgun sequence includes the following:
- the LOC131252816 gene encoding uncharacterized protein LOC131252816 isoform X1, which produces MATPSVSSVYIHVVEDVISKVRDEFLSVGVGDNVLSELQGLWELKMMQCGVISGPIDRSSLPKTATAGPAAPVHDLNVPYEGTEEYETPTAEMLFPPTPLQTPIQTPLPGIENSLYQLPMGSNDFTPVNDTSRGGADVKGGRPSPYMQPPSPWMNQRPLGVDVNVAYVEGREEVDRGSSHQPMTQDFFMMSSGKRKRDDYASRFPPGGYIPQQDGAGDAILEVFELEVSTAKSSSNRYGGVTANGDMQSAQEARTAQRIPQQDGVHDGYDDFFNFPGVANEEFNTPVDHDLNAGHTVGTPKPAKNEGADDDEPPLNEDDDDDDLDDLEQGEEEPSTHHLVLAQFDKVTRTKNRWKCALKDGIMHINSKDILFNKANGEFDF; this is translated from the exons ATGGCAACCCCGAGCGTGTCTTCCGTCTACATCCACGTCGTCGAGGACGTCATCAGCAAGGTTCGCGATGAGTTCCTCAGCGTCGGCGTGGGGGACAACGTCCTCAGCGAGTTGCAAGGG CTCTGGGAACTGAAAATGATGCAATGTGGGGTGATAAGCGGTCCAATAGATAGGTCGTCCCTGCCTAAGACTGCCACTGCGGGGCCCGCTGCGCCCGTTCATGATCTGAATGTGCCGTATGAAGGGACGGAGGAGTACGAAACTCCCACAGCTGAGATGCTCTTTCCACCG ACGCCTTTACAGACTCCCATTCAGACTCCCTTGCCAGGAATTGAGAATTCCCTATATCAGCTTCCCATGGGATCTAATGATTTCACTCCTGTAAATGATACTAGTAGGGGTGGTGCAGATGTTAAAGGTGGAAGGCCAAGCCCATATATG CAACCACCTTCGCCTTGGATGAATCAAAGACCTCTTGGTGTTGATGTTAATGTAG CTTATGTGGAGGGACGAGAGGAGGTGGACAGAGGAAGTTCTCATCAACCCATGACACAG GATTTTTTCATGATGTCTTCTGGTAAGCGGAAACGAGATGATTATGCTTCACGTTTTCCACCAGGTGGGTACATACCACAGCAAGATGGAGCTGGAGATGCTATATTGGAGGTTTTCGAACTAGAG GTCAGTACAGCAAAAAGTTCATCAAATAGATATGGCGGAGTAACTGCAAATGGTGACATGCAATCAGCGCAAGAAGCAAGGACTGCTCAGAGGATTCCACAACAGGATGGGGTTCATGATGGTTACGATGAT TTTTTCAATTTTCCAGGTGTTGCCAATGAAGAGTTCAATACCCCGGTCGACCATG ATCTAAATGCCGGTCACACTGTTGGCACACCAAAACCAGCTAAGAATGAgggtgctgatgatgatgagcCACCACTGAATGaagatgacgacgacgatgattTGGATGATCTGGAACAAGGAGAGGAAGAGCCCAGCACCCACCATTTGGTTCTGGCCCAGTTTGATAAG GTCACACGGACCAAAAACAGATGGAAGTGTGCACTTAAGGATGGAATAATGCACATCAACAGTAAGGATATTCTTTTCAATAAG GCAAATGGGGAGTTCGACTTTTAG
- the LOC131252816 gene encoding uncharacterized protein LOC131252816 isoform X2 — protein MATPSVSSVYIHVVEDVISKVRDEFLSVGVGDNVLSELQGLWELKMMQCGVISGPIDRSSLPKTATAGPAAPVHDLNVPYEGTEEYETPTAEMLFPPTPLQTPIQTPLPGIENSLYQLPMGSNDFTPVNDTSRGGADVKGGRPSPYMQPPSPWMNQRPLGVDVNVAYVEGREEVDRGSSHQPMTQVSTAKSSSNRYGGVTANGDMQSAQEARTAQRIPQQDGVHDGYDDFFNFPGVANEEFNTPVDHDLNAGHTVGTPKPAKNEGADDDEPPLNEDDDDDDLDDLEQGEEEPSTHHLVLAQFDKVTRTKNRWKCALKDGIMHINSKDILFNKANGEFDF, from the exons ATGGCAACCCCGAGCGTGTCTTCCGTCTACATCCACGTCGTCGAGGACGTCATCAGCAAGGTTCGCGATGAGTTCCTCAGCGTCGGCGTGGGGGACAACGTCCTCAGCGAGTTGCAAGGG CTCTGGGAACTGAAAATGATGCAATGTGGGGTGATAAGCGGTCCAATAGATAGGTCGTCCCTGCCTAAGACTGCCACTGCGGGGCCCGCTGCGCCCGTTCATGATCTGAATGTGCCGTATGAAGGGACGGAGGAGTACGAAACTCCCACAGCTGAGATGCTCTTTCCACCG ACGCCTTTACAGACTCCCATTCAGACTCCCTTGCCAGGAATTGAGAATTCCCTATATCAGCTTCCCATGGGATCTAATGATTTCACTCCTGTAAATGATACTAGTAGGGGTGGTGCAGATGTTAAAGGTGGAAGGCCAAGCCCATATATG CAACCACCTTCGCCTTGGATGAATCAAAGACCTCTTGGTGTTGATGTTAATGTAG CTTATGTGGAGGGACGAGAGGAGGTGGACAGAGGAAGTTCTCATCAACCCATGACACAG GTCAGTACAGCAAAAAGTTCATCAAATAGATATGGCGGAGTAACTGCAAATGGTGACATGCAATCAGCGCAAGAAGCAAGGACTGCTCAGAGGATTCCACAACAGGATGGGGTTCATGATGGTTACGATGAT TTTTTCAATTTTCCAGGTGTTGCCAATGAAGAGTTCAATACCCCGGTCGACCATG ATCTAAATGCCGGTCACACTGTTGGCACACCAAAACCAGCTAAGAATGAgggtgctgatgatgatgagcCACCACTGAATGaagatgacgacgacgatgattTGGATGATCTGGAACAAGGAGAGGAAGAGCCCAGCACCCACCATTTGGTTCTGGCCCAGTTTGATAAG GTCACACGGACCAAAAACAGATGGAAGTGTGCACTTAAGGATGGAATAATGCACATCAACAGTAAGGATATTCTTTTCAATAAG GCAAATGGGGAGTTCGACTTTTAG